One region of Candidatus Electrothrix rattekaaiensis genomic DNA includes:
- a CDS encoding beta-ketoacyl synthase N-terminal-like domain-containing protein gives MTRRVVITACSAITPIGYGKEEIVENLRQGKSGVAPLRDDGLLSKHIHSRVFGTVNYPIEYNFSRYYRKTMGPVAYYACQVAKDVLEQSGLDEEFITSGRLGVAFGSIHGSPTVQRDIYKTFFSTCDTKLSSVGAVDYLRSMVHTTAVNITRMFGITGRVISSSTACTTSSQSIGFGYESIKFGMQDAMLCGGADEYDTTTVAVFDNLLACSVKYNDTPECTPRPFDRKRDGLVVGEGGGAVMLEEYEFAKKRGATILGEIIGFACNNNGGDLILPNHKGIEATLRLALDNAAITPDAVDFISAHATATKMGDVIEAQATHSVYGDRPLVSGLKSYMGHTMATCGVIELILTLYMMEQGFVAPTLNLEEVDERCAMLRHCQEITETKIRTAAIQNFAFGGVNTCVLVKNGDSVEPRH, from the coding sequence ATGACAAGACGCGTCGTCATCACCGCCTGTTCCGCAATCACCCCCATCGGCTACGGTAAAGAGGAAATTGTAGAGAATCTCAGGCAGGGCAAATCCGGGGTAGCTCCGCTTCGTGATGACGGCTTACTCAGCAAGCATATCCACTCCCGTGTCTTTGGGACCGTGAATTACCCTATAGAATACAATTTTTCGCGTTATTATCGGAAAACCATGGGGCCTGTGGCCTATTATGCCTGTCAGGTGGCCAAAGATGTGTTGGAGCAGTCTGGACTAGACGAGGAATTTATCACCTCCGGTCGACTCGGTGTCGCTTTCGGTTCCATCCACGGTAGCCCCACGGTTCAGCGGGATATCTACAAGACGTTTTTCAGCACATGCGACACAAAACTCTCCTCCGTCGGTGCGGTTGATTACCTCCGTTCTATGGTGCATACCACAGCGGTCAACATCACCCGGATGTTTGGCATCACCGGGCGGGTTATCTCCTCATCTACGGCCTGCACCACCAGCAGCCAATCTATCGGCTTCGGTTACGAATCTATTAAATTCGGTATGCAGGATGCCATGCTCTGTGGCGGGGCGGATGAGTACGACACCACCACAGTGGCAGTGTTTGATAATCTGCTGGCCTGCTCAGTCAAGTATAACGACACCCCGGAATGTACACCAAGGCCTTTTGACCGCAAACGGGACGGCTTGGTTGTCGGGGAGGGCGGTGGAGCCGTGATGCTGGAAGAATACGAGTTTGCCAAAAAACGTGGTGCAACCATTCTGGGGGAAATCATCGGCTTTGCCTGCAATAATAACGGGGGGGATCTTATTCTGCCCAACCATAAAGGCATTGAGGCAACCCTGCGCCTTGCCCTTGATAATGCAGCAATCACCCCGGATGCGGTGGATTTCATCAGTGCCCATGCCACAGCAACCAAGATGGGGGATGTGATCGAGGCCCAGGCCACGCATTCCGTGTACGGCGACAGACCTCTTGTCAGTGGCCTGAAAAGTTACATGGGCCATACCATGGCAACCTGCGGAGTCATTGAGTTGATCCTGACCCTCTACATGATGGAACAGGGATTTGTCGCTCCCACCCTAAATCTGGAAGAGGTTGACGAACGCTGCGCCATGCTCCGCCATTGCCAAGAAATCACAGAAACCAAAATACGCACAGCCGCTATTCAGAATTTCGCCTTCGGCGGAGTGAACACCTGTGTGCTGGTAAAAAATGGAGACTCTGTTGAGCCGAGGCATTGA
- a CDS encoding DUF5615 family PIN-like protein: protein MRLHQIKLLADENISPKVVASLRQQGIDVLDTKEQMWQGATDEALLNIAYQEERFVLTHDSDFGTLAVNQGKPCYGILYLRLKNLKSANVSNVCTGLFQRDMEIIPHTLWVIEETRIRIRHLIEGK, encoded by the coding sequence ATGAGACTCCATCAAATCAAACTGTTGGCAGATGAAAATATATCTCCAAAAGTTGTCGCGTCTCTTCGGCAGCAAGGGATTGATGTCCTTGACACAAAGGAACAGATGTGGCAGGGGGCAACTGATGAAGCTCTCTTGAATATTGCATATCAGGAAGAGCGGTTTGTATTGACGCATGATTCTGATTTCGGCACATTGGCGGTCAATCAGGGTAAACCATGTTACGGTATTCTTTATCTGCGGTTAAAGAATCTGAAATCAGCCAATGTAAGCAACGTCTGCACGGGTCTGTTTCAAAGAGACATGGAGATCATTCCGCATACTCTTTGGGTGATTGAAGAAACCAGAATACGCATTCGTCACCTTATTGAAGGCAAATAA
- a CDS encoding LAGLIDADG family homing endonuclease — MSSNISRQLLTETAETVLARRYYLKDGNGNVLENWDSLCRRVADAVAAVDSDLDDYEVVRKKFFDMISCLDFLPNSPCLMNAGTDLGQLSACFVLPVDDSMDAIFTSIRNGALVHKTGGGTGYSFSRLRPKNSAVRSTQGVASGPLSFAAVFDAATETIKQGGKRRGANMGVLRVDHPDIMGFISAKEDQNKFTNFNFSVAITDAFMEAVKTNSDYDLIDPSDNQVVDSLNAAKVFDKIIDLAWHNGEPGVLFIDAANRSNPTPQLGEFEATNPCVTGDTWVLTEQGPRQVTELINRQCEVLVNGKPWLSGSEGFFSTGTKKILTLKTHEGYSLRLTANHPVRKVVRKTRWILDSDWVEAGCLTPGDEILLHDHRELKGWGGQGTEEEGYLLGLLLGDGTLKPEAAVLSTWCTEAVNGGGLPGPFAVIREAERCCAVALKHRGDFTGFHEVVGRNEWRLQSAPLRDLARTMGMAPQQKNITPTIERTSSSFYRGFLRGLFDADGSVQGTQQKGISVRLAQSCRSTLEAVQRMLHRLGIVSVLYSRREAGMKELPDGKGGSRKYSVKEQFELIITRKNLLTFADRIGFSDTEKQAKLQVLLASFKRSVNRERFTVRVESIETAGMEKVYDVQVPGINAFDANSFYVHNCGEQWLLPYESCNLGSINLGRYVNEGKVDFERLGKTVKTAVRFLDNVIDCNRFPIPEIAEMTHKTRKIGLGIMGMHDMLIQLGLPYGDEEGREASVEVTRFIREQAEMASIDLAEKKGAFPAYDPKLNDYPARRNAALTSIQPTGTVSMIADCASGCEPYFSVVMEKNVMDGDRFLMVNKHFEAVARKEGFFSDALLKKVARTGTVVGHDEIPEHWQNIFRAAQDITPEEHIRMQGALQTNGIDSSISKTINLPGSASKEDVRLSYMLGFELGCKGLTVYRDGSRDSQVLNTGSSEEKKTATVSSQGLLHKKELPDVLSAKRYRLKDANGNTIYIIVCFGENETPMEVFAKFPFDNRVDLKDKSTMWTTTCRLVSLALRYQIPIEEIIKQLDRSSGHMLDLPAQLGKLLKSFMAGTRNGFSSACPECPGTLVFEEGCEVCRECGYSKCS; from the coding sequence ATGAGCAGCAATATCTCTCGACAGCTTCTGACAGAGACTGCAGAAACTGTCTTAGCACGTCGTTATTATCTGAAAGACGGGAACGGCAATGTGCTGGAAAATTGGGATTCACTCTGTCGGCGAGTCGCGGACGCTGTTGCGGCGGTTGATAGCGATCTGGACGATTACGAGGTTGTTCGGAAAAAATTTTTCGATATGATCTCTTGCCTCGACTTCCTGCCCAATTCTCCCTGCCTCATGAATGCGGGCACAGATCTTGGTCAGCTGTCTGCATGCTTTGTTCTCCCTGTGGATGACTCTATGGATGCCATCTTCACCTCTATCCGCAACGGTGCCTTGGTCCACAAAACCGGAGGCGGGACTGGCTATTCCTTTTCCCGGCTTCGTCCGAAGAATTCTGCTGTCCGCTCCACGCAAGGAGTCGCTTCTGGTCCGCTCAGTTTTGCAGCGGTTTTTGACGCCGCCACAGAGACCATCAAACAAGGTGGAAAACGACGGGGCGCTAATATGGGGGTTTTGCGGGTTGACCACCCTGATATCATGGGTTTTATATCTGCCAAAGAAGATCAAAATAAATTTACCAATTTTAATTTCTCCGTTGCTATCACCGATGCTTTTATGGAAGCGGTCAAAACAAACAGTGATTACGACCTGATTGATCCTTCGGATAACCAAGTGGTGGACTCCTTAAATGCGGCCAAGGTCTTTGATAAAATAATTGATCTTGCTTGGCATAACGGTGAACCCGGAGTGCTGTTCATTGATGCGGCCAACCGAAGTAATCCGACCCCGCAGCTGGGAGAATTTGAGGCGACCAATCCCTGCGTCACCGGAGATACCTGGGTTCTGACCGAGCAAGGACCGCGTCAAGTTACCGAACTTATCAACCGTCAATGCGAGGTACTGGTCAATGGTAAGCCTTGGTTGTCCGGTAGCGAGGGTTTTTTTAGCACAGGTACAAAAAAAATATTGACCTTGAAAACCCATGAGGGATACAGCCTTCGATTGACTGCCAACCATCCGGTACGCAAAGTCGTGCGCAAAACCCGCTGGATTTTAGACAGTGATTGGGTTGAGGCCGGTTGCCTGACCCCCGGAGATGAAATTTTGCTGCATGATCATCGTGAACTCAAAGGCTGGGGCGGTCAAGGGACGGAAGAAGAAGGATATCTTCTCGGCCTTCTTTTGGGAGACGGCACTCTGAAGCCTGAAGCGGCGGTCTTGAGCACATGGTGTACAGAGGCTGTCAACGGCGGCGGCCTGCCCGGCCCCTTTGCAGTTATACGGGAAGCTGAACGCTGTTGCGCTGTTGCTCTAAAACATCGTGGCGACTTTACGGGTTTTCATGAAGTAGTCGGGCGTAATGAATGGCGGCTCCAATCAGCACCCCTGCGTGACTTAGCCCGGACTATGGGCATGGCTCCACAGCAAAAAAACATTACTCCGACAATTGAGCGTACCTCATCATCATTTTATCGGGGCTTCCTTCGGGGCTTGTTTGATGCGGACGGCTCTGTGCAGGGGACACAGCAAAAAGGTATTTCTGTTCGCTTGGCTCAAAGCTGCCGCTCTACTCTTGAAGCAGTGCAACGGATGCTGCACCGGCTCGGCATTGTCTCCGTCTTGTACAGCCGTCGGGAAGCAGGGATGAAAGAGCTACCTGACGGGAAGGGCGGCAGCAGAAAGTATTCCGTTAAAGAGCAGTTTGAGCTGATCATTACTCGGAAAAATCTGCTTACTTTTGCGGATCGGATCGGCTTCAGTGATACGGAAAAGCAGGCAAAACTTCAGGTACTACTTGCCTCTTTCAAGCGTTCAGTCAACCGCGAACGCTTTACCGTCCGGGTGGAATCTATCGAGACGGCAGGTATGGAAAAAGTCTATGATGTGCAGGTTCCCGGTATCAATGCCTTTGATGCCAATAGTTTTTATGTCCATAACTGCGGTGAACAATGGTTGCTTCCCTACGAGTCCTGCAATCTCGGCTCAATCAACCTAGGGCGGTACGTTAACGAGGGCAAAGTTGATTTTGAACGCCTCGGCAAAACTGTAAAAACAGCGGTTCGTTTTCTGGATAATGTTATTGACTGTAATCGCTTTCCAATTCCTGAGATTGCCGAAATGACACATAAAACCAGAAAGATAGGTCTCGGAATCATGGGAATGCATGATATGCTCATCCAGCTGGGACTTCCTTACGGCGATGAAGAAGGTCGAGAGGCATCAGTCGAGGTGACCCGCTTTATTCGAGAGCAGGCTGAAATGGCTTCCATTGATCTTGCTGAAAAAAAAGGGGCCTTTCCTGCCTACGACCCAAAGCTCAATGATTATCCAGCTCGTCGTAACGCTGCCCTGACTTCGATCCAACCCACCGGGACTGTGTCCATGATTGCTGATTGCGCCTCCGGTTGTGAGCCGTATTTTTCCGTGGTCATGGAAAAAAATGTTATGGACGGCGACCGCTTCCTGATGGTCAATAAGCACTTTGAGGCTGTGGCCCGCAAAGAGGGCTTTTTCTCAGATGCACTGTTGAAGAAAGTTGCCCGCACCGGAACCGTTGTCGGCCATGATGAGATTCCTGAGCATTGGCAAAATATCTTCCGAGCTGCTCAGGATATCACCCCGGAAGAGCATATCCGAATGCAGGGAGCCTTGCAGACCAACGGGATAGACTCGTCTATCAGCAAAACTATCAATCTGCCCGGTTCAGCCAGCAAAGAGGATGTACGTTTATCCTACATGCTCGGTTTTGAATTGGGCTGCAAGGGACTGACAGTCTACCGGGACGGCTCCCGTGATTCCCAAGTACTCAATACGGGCAGCTCTGAGGAGAAAAAAACAGCCACGGTTTCCAGCCAAGGTCTTCTCCATAAAAAGGAACTGCCCGATGTGCTCAGCGCAAAGCGCTACCGCCTGAAAGACGCCAACGGGAATACCATATATATCATTGTTTGTTTCGGTGAAAATGAGACACCCATGGAGGTCTTTGCCAAGTTCCCCTTTGATAATAGGGTTGACCTGAAGGACAAGTCCACGATGTGGACAACCACCTGCCGCCTAGTCTCCCTGGCTTTGCGTTACCAGATTCCCATAGAGGAGATTATTAAACAACTTGATCGCTCCAGCGGACATATGCTTGACTTACCCGCCCAATTGGGTAAACTGCTCAAATCGTTTATGGCCGGTACCCGAAACGGGTTTTCGTCCGCATGTCCCGAATGCCCCGGTACCTTAGTCTTTGAAGAAGGCTGCGAGGTCTGCCGGGAATGCGGCTACTCCAAGTGCTCCTGA
- a CDS encoding phosphopantetheine-binding protein yields the protein MTRDEIQERILTILTEDFEFENPGLDDNLRDVHNFDSIDAIELLGKIEHILDTSLTREEKEQAMEIRTINDILDYIEKITRSRAE from the coding sequence ATGACCAGAGATGAAATACAGGAACGTATCCTAACGATTCTCACTGAGGATTTTGAATTTGAAAATCCCGGCTTGGATGATAATCTTCGCGATGTTCATAATTTTGACAGTATCGACGCCATTGAGTTACTTGGAAAAATAGAACATATCCTGGATACCTCCCTCACCAGAGAGGAAAAGGAACAGGCTATGGAGATCAGGACGATTAATGATATTCTTGATTATATAGAAAAAATAACCCGTTCTCGTGCCGAATAA
- a CDS encoding lysophospholipid acyltransferase family protein → MSRGIDFCITLVYWAWFIFGFFFLFSWRYAAALFRSDPEIAFQRLNSRFFQILLSIIRQTAPGQKILINDEVAKIRSSVIICNHLSYLDPLLLISLYPRQRTIVKPRFFMMPIFGQLVAKSGYLPGEGAGRFSRLMVRQMDSMPEYLRAGGNLFVFPEGTRSRDGKAGSMQKGAIKIARLIGAPVYLLHVRNTDKLFPPGKFLFATQRKNTITLKVLKRIETGGPSPPSTADLMQQIEEAYHSA, encoded by the coding sequence TTGAGCCGAGGCATTGACTTCTGCATAACCCTTGTTTACTGGGCTTGGTTTATCTTCGGCTTCTTTTTCTTGTTTTCATGGCGATATGCCGCCGCCCTGTTCAGATCAGATCCCGAGATCGCCTTCCAGCGACTGAACAGCCGTTTCTTTCAAATCCTTCTCAGTATCATCCGTCAAACCGCTCCAGGACAAAAAATACTGATTAATGATGAGGTGGCGAAGATTCGCTCCTCGGTGATTATCTGCAATCACCTTTCCTACCTGGACCCTCTGCTGCTTATCTCCCTCTATCCCCGCCAACGAACCATTGTCAAACCCCGCTTTTTCATGATGCCGATCTTTGGCCAACTCGTTGCCAAATCAGGGTATCTGCCCGGTGAAGGGGCAGGGCGATTCTCCCGACTCATGGTCCGCCAGATGGACAGTATGCCGGAATATCTGCGAGCAGGCGGCAACCTCTTTGTCTTTCCCGAAGGAACACGGAGCCGCGACGGAAAGGCTGGCTCCATGCAGAAGGGGGCAATAAAAATCGCCCGACTCATCGGTGCCCCTGTTTATCTCCTCCATGTGCGTAACACGGATAAACTCTTTCCTCCTGGAAAATTTCTCTTTGCAACCCAGAGGAAAAACACGATCACCCTCAAGGTGCTGAAACGAATAGAAACCGGCGGACCGTCCCCGCCTTCCACAGCAGATCTCATGCAACAGATAGAGGAGGCCTATCACAGCGCGTAA
- a CDS encoding phosphopantetheine-binding protein, with protein sequence MRNDLNTTVLRVAEILINELKLEDVTPETFDADLDLVDEVGIDSMDLATVALVLRDEYGIRIDEDDYPKLTTVRIIGQYIIDKLNSDE encoded by the coding sequence ATGCGTAACGATCTTAACACAACCGTCCTTCGGGTTGCTGAAATCCTCATTAACGAACTCAAACTTGAGGATGTGACCCCGGAAACCTTTGACGCTGATCTGGATCTGGTGGATGAGGTAGGAATTGATTCAATGGATCTAGCCACAGTTGCTTTGGTGCTTAGGGATGAATACGGGATTCGGATTGACGAAGATGATTATCCCAAGCTGACCACGGTGCGCATTATTGGCCAATACATCATTGATAAGCTGAACAGCGACGAGTAG
- a CDS encoding radical SAM protein, giving the protein MQKTYNLEFTEQEVREAVAADQLLSMEIEFSRVCNFRCSYCYVEGQETWKNELSREEIKDVILQAKALGARKIIILGGEPSIYPHLAEMLCFLGQEGLEIEMFTNGSGIDQELANVLAQKKVRIALKLNSQNEELQDKLAGKKGAHQAIHNALSCLREAGYPREDLFFAMSTVICRQNIEELPAIWQWLREQDIEPLFEVLTPQANASENTWLGVEPEDLKNLFTKLAALDQEKFGRDWEPQPPLVGNRCMRHQVSCLVTSNGEVMPCVGVTIPLGNIRNRSLAHILHNSEEIQNLKNYRETIKGACRTCEKAEECYGCRGAAYQLTGDYLASDPTCWRNAALTKC; this is encoded by the coding sequence ATGCAAAAGACGTATAATCTTGAGTTTACTGAGCAGGAGGTTCGGGAGGCTGTTGCCGCCGATCAACTGCTTTCCATGGAAATCGAGTTCAGCCGGGTCTGCAATTTCCGCTGCTCCTATTGCTATGTTGAGGGGCAGGAAACATGGAAGAATGAACTCTCACGGGAAGAGATTAAGGACGTTATTCTCCAGGCAAAGGCATTGGGTGCCCGGAAAATTATTATCTTGGGCGGAGAACCCTCTATCTATCCTCATCTTGCCGAAATGCTCTGTTTCCTCGGGCAGGAAGGCTTGGAGATAGAAATGTTCACCAACGGTTCCGGGATTGATCAGGAACTTGCCAATGTCCTGGCGCAAAAAAAAGTACGGATTGCCCTGAAACTGAATTCCCAGAACGAGGAGCTTCAGGATAAACTGGCTGGTAAAAAAGGTGCTCATCAGGCTATCCATAACGCTTTAAGCTGCCTGCGCGAAGCAGGATATCCTAGAGAAGATCTTTTTTTTGCAATGAGTACGGTTATTTGTCGTCAAAATATTGAAGAGCTCCCGGCAATATGGCAATGGCTGCGGGAGCAGGATATTGAGCCACTCTTTGAAGTGCTCACCCCCCAAGCCAATGCTTCGGAGAATACTTGGCTCGGGGTTGAGCCGGAAGACCTCAAGAATCTCTTTACCAAATTGGCTGCTCTTGATCAGGAGAAATTCGGTCGGGATTGGGAACCTCAGCCGCCGCTGGTCGGCAACCGGTGCATGCGCCATCAGGTTTCCTGTCTGGTGACCTCGAATGGCGAAGTCATGCCCTGTGTCGGGGTGACCATTCCTCTGGGGAATATCCGCAACAGATCGCTTGCCCATATTCTCCATAACAGCGAAGAAATACAAAATCTAAAAAATTATCGGGAAACCATAAAAGGGGCCTGCCGAACCTGTGAAAAGGCGGAAGAGTGCTACGGTTGTCGAGGAGCCGCCTATCAGCTCACCGGAGACTACCTTGCCTCCGACCCAACCTGCTGGCGTAACGCTGCATTGACAAAATGTTAG
- a CDS encoding DUF433 domain-containing protein, which produces MVMNRITANPDILGGKPVIRGTRLSVEFILDLLASNVSEEEILEDYQHLTKKDIHACLRYAARSCANEIYLEFEPAAA; this is translated from the coding sequence ATGGTAATGAATCGCATTACAGCCAATCCTGACATACTCGGCGGAAAACCGGTCATACGGGGGACACGTTTATCCGTTGAATTTATTTTGGACCTGTTAGCCTCAAATGTGTCCGAAGAAGAAATTCTTGAAGATTATCAGCATCTCACGAAAAAAGATATTCATGCTTGCCTTAGATATGCGGCGCGTTCCTGCGCTAATGAGATTTATCTCGAATTTGAGCCTGCCGCCGCATGA
- a CDS encoding radical SAM protein: MKVILISMPDVAPILIHEAAVHLPNHGIASVGGNIDPEHEVLLIDLVRKRRSIRKYLTKVIGKIQPDLVGLSAMAWQYDTCLRIARLIKTLLPKVKIVIGGYHATLMHEEIAVAKEAQVIDFMIRGEGEEACRRLVNALAGQDELADIPSLSYKKDEVFHHNPRGKNLDLSTLKLPIRDKRRLTWGYHMVHSKIEVIETSRGCTRSCNFCSMKHMYGRSFRSFPIERVLEDIDDIYFRKKTRYIFITDDNIVLDQARLMDLCDAIIAKEYKGLKLFVQADCISIARNEDMVAKMAAAGFASVFLGIENVSRQNLSTACKGDIIASAKKAVENCHKYGIMVIGGLIFGFPEDTEVSIKENYEFFKALQCDAAYCQIMTPYPKTGIREHLLEQGLVTNPTDYKKYNGLWANVRTKYLDSTQLHYQFWYQRQVVLGWWKPSSQTGKQDWLWIFIWRFLFKPFLKLRYALQFKKDDWEARYQQELDRLNRMNRFADLEDFGE; this comes from the coding sequence ATGAAAGTCATCTTGATATCCATGCCCGATGTCGCACCTATTCTCATCCATGAAGCGGCTGTCCATCTGCCCAATCACGGTATCGCCAGTGTGGGAGGGAATATTGATCCCGAGCATGAGGTATTGCTTATTGATTTGGTGCGAAAACGACGCTCAATCAGAAAATATCTGACCAAGGTCATCGGTAAAATTCAACCGGACCTTGTCGGACTTTCAGCCATGGCTTGGCAGTATGACACTTGTCTTCGGATAGCCCGACTGATCAAAACCCTGCTGCCAAAGGTCAAAATTGTTATTGGCGGATATCATGCCACCCTCATGCATGAGGAAATTGCCGTTGCCAAAGAAGCACAAGTCATTGATTTTATGATTCGGGGTGAAGGAGAGGAGGCCTGCCGTCGTTTGGTCAACGCCCTTGCCGGGCAGGATGAGCTGGCAGACATCCCCTCACTTTCCTATAAAAAGGACGAGGTGTTTCACCATAATCCCAGAGGGAAGAATCTGGATCTCAGTACCCTGAAGCTGCCTATACGAGATAAGCGACGCTTAACCTGGGGGTATCATATGGTACATTCCAAGATTGAGGTTATTGAAACCTCACGGGGCTGTACCCGATCGTGCAATTTTTGCTCAATGAAGCATATGTACGGGCGCAGTTTCCGGTCCTTCCCCATTGAGCGGGTTCTGGAGGATATCGACGACATTTATTTCAGGAAGAAAACACGCTACATCTTTATCACGGACGACAATATCGTTCTGGATCAGGCCCGGCTCATGGATCTCTGCGACGCTATCATCGCCAAGGAGTACAAAGGGTTGAAGCTCTTTGTCCAGGCCGACTGTATCTCCATAGCCAGGAACGAAGACATGGTGGCCAAAATGGCAGCAGCAGGCTTTGCCTCGGTCTTTCTCGGTATTGAAAACGTCTCACGACAAAATTTGAGCACGGCCTGTAAGGGTGATATTATAGCCTCGGCAAAAAAGGCGGTTGAAAACTGCCATAAATATGGAATAATGGTTATTGGTGGCCTGATATTCGGCTTTCCTGAAGATACAGAGGTATCTATCAAGGAAAATTATGAATTTTTCAAGGCCCTTCAGTGCGATGCTGCGTATTGCCAGATTATGACCCCGTACCCAAAAACTGGAATCCGTGAGCACCTTCTTGAACAGGGACTGGTCACAAATCCAACGGATTATAAAAAATACAATGGATTATGGGCCAATGTTCGGACAAAATATTTAGATTCGACGCAACTCCATTATCAGTTTTGGTATCAACGTCAGGTCGTACTGGGCTGGTGGAAGCCCTCATCACAGACGGGAAAGCAGGATTGGCTGTGGATATTCATCTGGCGTTTCCTGTTTAAGCCCTTCTTAAAGCTTCGCTATGCACTGCAATTTAAAAAAGACGACTGGGAAGCCCGTTATCAACAGGAGCTCGACCGCCTGAACAGGATGAACAGGTTTGCTGATCTTGAAGACTTTGGAGAATAA
- a CDS encoding SEC-C metal-binding domain-containing protein produces MAKIQRNHSCPCGSGKKHKHCCLILHQAGHTPSPMQQMKVSLLGEVAKIQQDAAEFKARVYQLGVFIFFSMKNGDAWVLEVTDSDAVQVATQGRPHKPPVTEDKERIVVDWSHNFALQDKCLFMTGYSDGKEREIIAAPTQQINAALRRIMKQYPKELLSKVHIRDEEDVASA; encoded by the coding sequence ATGGCAAAAATACAGCGAAATCACTCTTGCCCCTGCGGATCAGGGAAGAAACACAAACATTGTTGTTTGATCCTGCACCAAGCCGGACATACCCCCTCTCCCATGCAGCAGATGAAGGTCTCTTTATTGGGAGAGGTCGCCAAAATTCAACAGGATGCTGCCGAGTTCAAAGCACGGGTGTATCAGCTTGGTGTTTTTATTTTTTTCAGTATGAAAAACGGAGATGCCTGGGTGCTGGAGGTTACAGACAGTGATGCTGTGCAGGTGGCAACCCAAGGGCGACCGCATAAACCGCCGGTGACGGAAGATAAAGAGCGGATCGTGGTGGACTGGAGCCATAACTTTGCCCTTCAGGATAAATGCCTTTTTATGACAGGGTATAGCGACGGGAAGGAGCGGGAAATAATTGCCGCTCCGACGCAGCAGATCAATGCCGCTCTTCGCAGAATCATGAAACAGTATCCCAAAGAACTGCTGAGTAAGGTTCATATACGGGACGAGGAAGATGTGGCATCGGCCTAA